A portion of the Candida dubliniensis CD36 chromosome R, complete sequence genome contains these proteins:
- a CDS encoding protein transport protein, putative (Similar to S. cerevisiae SEC39), with protein sequence MNDSIHETVDVNLYVYTIQLLTSDNNVNSINAYFQLLTAKVLSPNFDCLKITTKANILNALLIYTYPLNIPLQDITNLARLIIYSKQIENESKDEDYFDLEEFSLSLKPTISNTVSLRATANELLVDTNIKCQSLGKLDFDATSDDDELFLSFIRAKSFHLSQFYQDVNDILPLFENVSFPKFNAWYRGIILPYKYYYSHFGLAYSSNTFNGYLAPESLYPSRLHLLLAPLKTGKVLNNEGWFENVIFPIVKYYGNDLCPLNEWLFDNESGYCSETVASVVRKYQFWRVCLKCIHHHFESKDYEVIINSFLSACYFYGFKEDADTVSTIELVEIYDLIIDTLTLFDTPPPTHGLQLSDINYNNIPFDCVTLKEFQTATNPISPLFQVEAIAFLKQVIETCQKLLPINRLTIKKYFQLKYENKDMDTKREILKITNNINGSNWKQLLNSIALFQKNFIRNERISATVVERLLLANLFDVVDEVYFEKRLGDITVNELYDVVLDKFWDCLNHANSLNDKSGSLHNAELCLKLFDKLALEKDLGEDNHRDIVKFKHLFKAINALKRFKILNRNQPYTPQQLIINFANGNLLKLINIVLEQNPKSYLAFDKLYRILNDMMLFYNDDNHKDDKQHSHNYYFNKLKTACIESALIDNNFNYAYKQSLELFDYLQGKKDSSQIDDLWLTFYQVGKYVSPQWFENSGEQIDFDILIKQREILSLTILNLQLKENSKVVLAQWSSLNAKIQRHSLDNNIETVKKRFDNENWQLKNSKKHLENIGNLATEIISDASKTTNNASEKLSNLFVSGLGWAIGANQQS encoded by the coding sequence gttaaCCGCAAAGGTGTTGTCGCCAAACTTTGATTGCTTAAAGATCACAACCAAAGCAAACATATTGAACGCACTATTGATCTACACTTACCCGTTAAATATACCATTACAAGACATCACAAATCTAGCAagattgataatttattctAAACAGATTGAGAATGAATCGAAAGATGAAGATTATTTTGACCTTGAGGAGTTTTCCCTAAGTTTGAAGCCAACCATATCAAATACCGTTTCATTAAGAGCAACTGCAAACGAGTTACTAGTTGATACCAATATAAAGTGTCAATCACTAGGTAAATTGGACTTTGATGCGACTTCTGACGATGATGAGTTATTCTTGTCATTTATTCGTGCCAAATCATTTCATTTGTCGCAGTTTTACCAAGATGTAAATGACATTTTACCACTATTTGAGAATGTTTCATTTCCAAAATTCAATGCATGGTATAGAGGAATAATACTTCCTTATAAATACTATTACAGTCATTTCGGCTTGGCTTACAGCAGCAATACTTTTAACGGCTATCTTGCACCTGAAAGTTTATATCCACTGAGATTGCATCTCTTGCTTGCTCCATTAAAGACAGGAAAAGTTCTTAACAATGAAGGTTGGTTTGAAAATGTGATATTCCCAATTGTTAAATATTACGGTAATGATCTCTGTCCATTAAATGAGTGGTTGTTTGACAATGAAAGTGGTTATTGTTCGGAAACAGTTGCAAGTGTTGTTAGGAAATATCAGTTTTGGCGTGTATGTTTGAAATGTATTCACCACCATTTTGAACTGAAGGATTACGAGGTGATTATAAACTCATTCTTGAGTGCATGTTATTTCTACGGCTTTAAAGAAGATGCAGACACTGTGTCGACAATTGAACTTGTGGAAATAtatgatttgataataGATACCTTAACACTATTTGATACACCTCCACCCACGCATGGGTTGCAATTGTCTGATATCAATTATAACAATATTCCCTTTGACTGTGTTACCTTGAAGGAGTTCCAAACAGCCACAAACCCTATTTCTCCATTGTTTCAGGTCGAGGCTATTGCATTTTTAAAACAAGTTATAGAAACTTGTCAGaaattattaccaattaaTAGGCTTACCATTAAGAAATACTTTCAACTCAAGTACGAAAATAAAGATATGGATACAAAAAgagaaattttgaaaataaccAATAACATCAATGGTTCTAACTGGAAACAGTTGTTAAATTCAATAGCCCTTTTCCAGAAGAATTTTATACGGAATGAAAGAATTTCGGCAACTGTGGTTGAAAGACTATTGCTTGCAAACTTGTTTGATGTAGTCGACGAGGTGTATTTTGAGAAAAGGTTAGGTGATATTACTGTTAATGAGCTATATGATGTTGTATTGGATAAATTCTGGGATTGTTTGAACCATGCAAATAGCTTGAATGATAAATCTGGACTGCTTCATAATGCTGAGCTAtgtttgaaattgtttgatAAGTTGGCCCTCGAAAAGGATTTAGGGGAAGATAACCATCGTGATATTGTCAAGTTCAAGCATTTGTTCAAGGCTATAAATGCTCTTAAaagattcaaaattttaaatcGAAACCAGCCTTACACTCCACagcaattgattattaacTTTGCAAATGGCAATTTATTGAAGCTAATAAATATTGTATTGGAGCAAAATCCAAAGTCATATTTGGCCTTTGATAAGTTATACCGTATTTTAAATGATATGATGTTGTtttataatgatgataacCACAAGGACGACAAACAACATTCACATAATTATTACTTCAATAAGCTCAAAACAGCTTGTATCGAAAGTGCTTTGATTGATAACAATTTCAACTACGCCTACAAGCAAAGTTTGGAATTGTTTGATTACTTGCAAGGGAAAAAGGATAGCTCTCAGATAGACGATTTGTGGTTGACTTTTTATCAAGTTGGGAAGTATGTGTCTCCTCAGTGGTTTGAGAACTCTGGAGAACAAATAGACTTTGATATCTTGATTAAACAAAGAGAAATTTTGTCCTTGACTATTCTTAATTTGCAATTGAAGGAAAACAGTAAAGTTGTGTTGGCTCAATGGCTGTCATTGAACGCTAAAATTCAGAGACATAGtttagataataatattgaaaccGTGAAAAAAAGGTTTGACAACGAAAACTGGCAGCTCAAAAACTCGAAGAAACATTTGGAGAATATTGGAAATTTGGCTACGGAAATAATCAGCGATGCAAGTAAGACTACTAACAATGCCagtgaaaaattatcaaactTATTTGTCTCTGGTCTTGGGTGGGCTATTGGTGCTAATCAACAGCTGTGA
- a CDS encoding ATP-dependent helicase, putative (Similar to S. cerevisiae PIF1) codes for MVNANKSIIRLATYCIKNRIHRLRTVNSLYYISKRISIQNTNRIRATRLCGSKQFMLESELDSALIEILDNDDPFSDSEIRESADLSTGQIHSYKGSPVVKNSLLQTREPQIQVPTKPTGTNKRVQIQKDPNQSVYFDDDSLSSTFEFSDMDDDFMGALKAAEEMTNNNNNCIKRSASTPLKKPIAKSMKNQSTPSKSSAKKCCKYIKTSSQSPSHYQIRESGSGVDILEGSPNKLQSEKASPFKFLSSFSSSLQTQNQAASGNHESQSKVEQNILSASQSSSPPITISQVRNPFKVPTQFRRNYSTRRITDQESDNKKGNSHHTILLATQKAEAPFKDSSNSNRHNLGKKKEGATEAQSEAKNVKPIILSNEQEYVLKQVLSGVSLFYTGSAGTGKSVLLRSIIKSLRTKFSKGVAVTASTGLAACNIGGITLHSFAGFGLGQGKVDILIKKIKRNKKAFCRWRETKVLIIDEISMVDGHLLNKLNEIAKTLRRNNRPFGGIQLVACGDFYQLPPVVKKTAHDGTEVDNVEVYFAFESSAWKETIQRTITLKEIFRQKGDQRFIDMLNNLRDGNVPDDTVRDFCRLSRPLKCPEGIVPSELYATRHEVDAANSRKLGTIEGDVVVYNSIDTGILPEIQKSQVLANFLAPQVLNLKVGAQVMCIKNFDDQLVNGTLGKVIDFVDKDTYMKSGSKENSSTESSDEVSGLSDYIFNDFQKPKKIVKEDAPIAEQVVFTGQLSQKVEEESESSKRKLKLKEDLMNDYKDKKYPLVKFLLPDGITFRTVVVEPEQWTTEDDEGKVLVSRIQFPLILAWSLSIHKSQGQTLSKVVVDMKNIFENGQAYVALSRAVSREGLQVLNFNRSKVVSHRKVIEFYKHLTSHENESQRGQQQLNFMSTSVSSVGRAQI; via the coding sequence ATGGTTAATgcaaacaaatcaataatcCGACTAGCAACTTACTGCattaaaaatagaattcATCGTTTAAGAACAGTTAACagtttatattatattagtAAAAGAATTAGCATACAAAACACAAATCGTATCAGAGCAACGCGTCTTTGTGGATCCAAGCAATTCATGTTGGAAAGCGAATTAGATCTGGCATTAATAGAGATTCTAGATAATGACGACCCTTTTAGTGATAGTGAGATTAGGGAATCTGCTGATCTACTGACAGGGCAAATCCATCTGTATAAAGGAAGTCCTGTCGTGAAAAACCTGCTTTTGCAAACAAGAGAACCGCAAATTCAAGTCCCAACTAAACCTACTGGGACTAATAAAAGAGttcaaatacaaaaagaTCCCAACCAGAGTGTTTATTTTGACGATGACTCGCTATCCTCAACGTTTGAATTTAGTGACATGGATGATGATTTCATGGGGGCTTTAAAAGCAGCTGAGGAAATgactaataataacaataattgtATAAAGAGATCTGCATCAACTCCGTTAAAGAAACCAATTGcaaaatcaatgaaaaatcAGAGCACGCCTTCAAAGTCTTCAGCGAAGAAATGTTGCAAGTATATAAAAACGTCATCGCAGAGCCCATCCCACTACCAAATTAGGGAATCTGGTTCCGGTGTTGATATACTTGAAGGCTCCCCTAATAAGCTACAATCTGAAAAAGCATCTccatttaaatttttgtcgtctttttcatcttcattgCAAACGCAGAATCAAGCTGCGAGTGGCAACCATGAATCCCAGTCTAAAGTTGAACAAAACATCTTGTCTGCTTCACAATCATCTTCTCCACCAATAACTATATCCCAGGTACGTAACCCATTTAAGGTGCCTACCCAATTTCGAAGAAACTACTCGACTCGTCGTATCACAGATCAGGAGTCTGACAACAAGAAGGGGAATAGTCATCACACAATACTATTGGCAACACAGAAAGCAGAAGCACCGTTTAAAGATTCATCTAACAGTAACCGTCACAACCTtgggaagaagaaggaggGTGCTACTGAAGCCCAATCTGAAGCAAAAAATGTAAAGCCGATCATTTTGTCGAATGAACAAGAATATGTATTGAAACAAGTGCTACTGGGGGTATCCCTATTTTATACAGGGTCAGCAGGTACCGGTAAATCTGTATTGCTACGAAGTATAATTAAATCTTTACGTACCAAATTTTCTAAGGGTGTTGCAGTGACAGCTTCTACAGGTCTAGCAGCTTGTAATATTGGAGGGATAACCCTTCACAGTTTTGCCGGTTTTGGTTTAGGACAAGGTAAAGTTGACATCTTGATAAAAAAGatcaaaagaaataagAAGGCTTTTTGTAGATGGCGTGAAACAAAGGTTTTGATTATAGATGAAATTTCCATGGTCGATGGGcatttattaaacaaattgaatgaaattgCCAAGACACTCAGAAGAAATAATCGGCCATTCGGTGGAATTCAACTAGTAGCTTGTGGCgatttttatcaattaccGCCTGTTGTCAAAAAGACTGCGCATGATGGTACCGAAGTGGATAATGTCGAAGTTTATTTTGCCTTTGAATCGCTGGCTTGGAAAGAAACTATTCAGCGGACCATTACGTTGAAGGAGATTTTTCGTCAAAAGGGTGATCAACGTTTTATCGATATGTTGAATAATCTTAGAGACGGGAATGTACCTGATGATACGGTTAGGGATTTTTGTCGTCTTTCTCGTCCATTAAAGTGTCCAGAAGGAATAGTTCCTTCAGAATTATATGCTACTAGACACGAGGTAGACGCGGCAAATTCGAGAAAGTTGGGTACAATCGAGGGAGATGTGGTTGTCTATAACTCAATTGACACCGGAATATTACCTGAGATCCAAAAATCGCAAGTGCTAGCGAACTTTCTTGCTCCACAAGTGCTAAACTTAAAAGTTGGTGCCCAAGTAATGtgtattaaaaattttgacGATCAGTTAGTCAACGGAACTTTGGGAAAggtaattgattttgttgataaggATACTTATATGAAATCAGGATCTAAGGAAAACTCGTCGACCGAGAGTTCCGATGAAGTATCTGGTTTGAGCgattatattttcaatgattttcaaaaacCCAAGAAGATTGTTAAAGAGGATGCACCTATTGCAGAACAAGTTGTATTCACAGGTCAGCTTTCACAGaaagttgaagaagaacTGGAAAGTAGTAAGCgtaaattaaaattgaaagaagatTTGATGAATGATTATAAAGATAAGAAATACCCTTTGgttaaatttttgttgcCCGATGGAATCACTTTCCGAACAGTAGTTGTTGAGCCAGAGCAATGGACTACTGAAGACGATGAAGGTAAGGTTTTGGTTTCACGTATACAATTCCCGTTAATTTTAGCTTGGTCGTTGTCCATTCACAAGTCTCAAGGACAAACATTGTCgaaagttgttgttgatatgaAAAATATCTTTGAAAACGGACAAGCATATGTGGCATTATCTAGAGCAGTGTCGAGAGAAGGGTTGCAAGTTTTAAATTTCAATAGATCAAAAGTTGTATCACACAGAAAGGTTATTGAGTTTTATAAGCATTTAACAAGCCATGAGAACGAGAGCCAGCGTGGACAGCAACAGTTGAATTTTATGTCAACCTCAGTTAGTTCAGTTGGAAGGGCACAGATATAG
- a CDS encoding 3-ketodihydrosphingosine reductase, putative (Similar to S. cerevisiae TSC10) has product MWFSKTNFPVEGKTALIVGASQGIGVNLAERLYEKNCSTILVARTESKLQRQIQNIKEKYPNSSAQISYAVADVSKYDECTKLWQSIHPADPDILFCCAGSSIPKLFQDLTKVDIESGIDINYKTVINVVHTGFKHALSNNIDNIEPHNFKKRSVVLFSSVVSFFPFIGYSQYAPMKSAIESLSIILRQELSPYNYRVTCIFPGNFQSEGFEEEQKTKPDITKKIEGPSNPIPGDECARLIMDQLDKGYDTITTDFIGWLLGCSVLGISSPRQWGFFQILVSFIVSLIAPIANWLINRDIKNSFRKTKKE; this is encoded by the coding sequence ATGTGGTTTTCTAAAACTAACTTTCCTGTTGAAGGGAAAACAGCATTAATTGTTGGTGCATCCCAGGGAATAGGGGTCAACTTAGCCGAAAGATTGTATGAGAAAAACTGTTCAACAATATTAGTTGCAAGAACAGAATCAAAGCTACAACGCCAAATTCAAAacatcaaagaaaaataccCCAACTCTTCTGCTCAGATATCATATGCAGTTGCTGATGTGTCAAAGTACGACGAGTGTACTAAATTATGGCAATCAATACATCCTGCTGATCCAGATATACTATTTTGTTGTGCTGGTTCTTCCATACCGAAATTGTTTCAAGATTTAACTAAAGTGGACATTGAACTGGGGATAGACATCAATTACAAAACAGTTATAAATGTAGTGCACACTGGATTCAAACACGCTTTGTCCAATAACATAGACAATATCGAGCCACACAATTTTAAGAAGAGAAGCGTCGTATTGTTTAGCTCGGTCGTCAGCTTTTTCCCCTTTATAGGTTACTCCCAATACGCCCCCATGAAATCTGCAATTGAATCGTTATCTATTATTTTGCGCCAAGAGTTATCACCATACAACTATCGTGTCACATGTATTTTTCCTGGAAATTTCCAAAGCGAAGGttttgaagaagaacagAAGACCAAGCCTGATATAACCAAGAAAATCGAGGGGCCAAGCAATCCTATTCCTGGCGATGAATGTGCCAGGTTGATAATGGATCAATTAGATAAAGGATATGACACGATAACTACGGATTTCATAGGGTGGCTATTGGGCTGTTCTGTTTTAGGCATTTCGTCACCACGACAATGGGGTTTTTTCCAGATATTGGTGAGTTTCATCGTACTGCTTATTGCTCCAATTGCAAACTGGTTAATCAACAGAGATATAAAAAACTCGTTTaggaaaacaaaaaaagaataa